Proteins from a genomic interval of Qipengyuania sp. JC766:
- a CDS encoding GNAT family N-acetyltransferase produces MSDVSYHERVNALQALASTGPAPFDRPEWYALLADRRAEPLFVTNGQSALALAREDGALVSLANWYSFTWRPLNPQQQSLDTIAGALRKRAHRVSLAPVPDEDGSASALEAAFRKAGWQVTREACDHNHILPVNGRSFSEYWAQRPGRMRTTFKRKAKKVETQIVTRFEEDVWQSYEEIYRSSWKPEEGDTALLRSFAEQEGVAGRLRLGLARHDGQPVAAQFWTVENGVAYIHKLAHLEELKALSAGTTLSAALFEHVIDTDRVDLVDFGTGNDAYKRDWMELDRPRYRIDCLDPRQPRAWPALAKRALRRLAPRRSAS; encoded by the coding sequence ATGAGCGACGTCAGCTATCACGAGAGGGTTAACGCCTTGCAAGCCCTTGCAAGCACCGGACCCGCGCCGTTCGACCGGCCCGAATGGTATGCCCTTCTGGCCGACCGTAGGGCCGAACCGCTGTTCGTGACCAACGGACAGAGCGCGCTCGCTCTTGCACGCGAGGACGGCGCGCTGGTCTCGCTCGCCAACTGGTACAGCTTCACTTGGCGCCCGCTGAACCCGCAACAGCAATCGCTGGACACCATCGCCGGCGCGCTGCGCAAACGGGCCCACCGCGTGTCTCTGGCGCCCGTCCCCGACGAGGACGGCAGCGCCTCGGCGCTCGAAGCGGCCTTCCGCAAGGCCGGCTGGCAGGTGACCCGCGAGGCGTGCGACCATAACCACATCCTGCCGGTCAACGGTCGCAGCTTTTCCGAATACTGGGCCCAGCGCCCGGGCCGGATGCGGACCACCTTCAAGCGCAAGGCGAAGAAGGTCGAGACGCAGATTGTCACGCGTTTCGAAGAGGATGTGTGGCAGTCCTACGAGGAAATCTATCGCTCCAGCTGGAAACCGGAGGAAGGCGACACCGCCCTCCTCCGCAGTTTCGCCGAGCAGGAAGGTGTGGCCGGACGGCTGCGGCTGGGCCTTGCGCGGCACGACGGGCAGCCTGTCGCGGCGCAGTTCTGGACGGTCGAGAACGGCGTCGCCTACATTCACAAGCTGGCGCACCTGGAAGAGCTCAAGGCGCTCTCCGCCGGGACGACGCTGAGCGCGGCGCTGTTCGAGCACGTCATCGATACCGACCGGGTCGACCTGGTCGATTTCGGGACCGGCAACGATGCCTACAAGCGCGACTGGATGGAGCTGGACCGGCCCCGCTACCGGATCGACTGCCTCGATCCGCGCCAGCCGCGCGCATGGCCGGCGCTGGCGAAGCGCGCCCTGCGGCGGCTTGCACCGCGCCGGAGCGCCAGCTAA
- a CDS encoding MerC domain-containing protein, translating into MASEATLDRAAAALSLACIAHCIALPILAAALPFMAAFAHAEWVHWVLAPTAVVASVTVMVRAHGARTAGFVVPATLGMVLVTGALFAERFGIGETVPTVAGGILIAGAHLYRLLRHR; encoded by the coding sequence ATGGCATCCGAAGCCACGCTCGATCGCGCCGCCGCGGCGCTCAGCCTCGCCTGCATCGCGCATTGCATCGCCCTGCCGATCCTGGCGGCCGCCCTGCCCTTCATGGCCGCCTTCGCGCATGCCGAGTGGGTCCACTGGGTGCTGGCGCCGACCGCCGTCGTCGCATCGGTCACGGTGATGGTCCGCGCCCATGGCGCGCGTACCGCCGGCTTCGTCGTCCCGGCGACGCTGGGCATGGTGCTGGTTACGGGCGCGCTGTTCGCGGAGCGTTTCGGAATCGGCGAAACGGTACCGACCGTCGCCGGCGGCATCCTGATCGCCGGGGCGCATCTCTACCGCCTGTTGCGGCACCGCTGA
- a CDS encoding 4-(cytidine 5'-diphospho)-2-C-methyl-D-erythritol kinase, whose protein sequence is MAARETAYAKINLALHVRSRREDGYHALETLFAFVDQGDTLSASPAPADTLRTTGEFGQEAGDPFANLVTRALGKLPRPGGLSILLEKTLPVAAGLGGGSADAGAVFRIVRDLHGLPDDWRDRAASLGADVPACVESVTCIGRGTGTELEPVASDLADTPVLLVNPRLPLSTGPVFAAWDGADRGPLPTGSVREIALAGRNDLEAPAIGLQPEIAQVLDALRETDPWLARMSGSGATCFALYSSTDALDRAAARLARDRPGWWQLQGRLRP, encoded by the coding sequence ATGGCTGCCAGAGAAACCGCTTACGCCAAGATCAATCTCGCGCTCCACGTCCGTTCGCGGCGGGAGGACGGTTACCATGCGCTCGAAACGCTGTTCGCCTTTGTCGATCAAGGCGACACTCTTTCCGCCAGTCCGGCGCCGGCCGATACGCTGCGCACCACGGGCGAATTCGGACAGGAGGCCGGCGATCCCTTCGCCAATCTCGTGACGCGGGCGCTGGGCAAGCTTCCACGGCCCGGCGGGCTGTCGATCCTGCTGGAAAAGACCCTGCCGGTCGCGGCGGGGCTGGGTGGCGGATCGGCCGATGCGGGCGCGGTGTTCCGGATCGTGCGCGACCTGCACGGCCTGCCGGACGACTGGCGGGACCGCGCCGCATCGCTGGGCGCGGATGTGCCGGCCTGCGTGGAAAGCGTGACCTGCATCGGGCGCGGCACGGGCACGGAACTGGAACCGGTCGCAAGCGACCTTGCGGATACCCCCGTCCTGCTGGTCAACCCGCGCCTGCCGCTGTCCACCGGACCGGTCTTCGCCGCTTGGGACGGGGCCGACCGCGGGCCGCTGCCGACCGGATCGGTGCGCGAGATCGCGCTCGCCGGACGCAACGATTTGGAAGCGCCCGCCATCGGCCTGCAGCCCGAAATCGCGCAGGTCCTGGATGCCTTGCGTGAAACCGATCCATGGCTCGCCCGTATGTCCGGTTCGGGGGCGACGTGTTTCGCCCTCTATTCTTCGACGGACGCACTGGACCGGGCGGCCGCGCGACTGGCGCGCGACAGGCCCGGCTGGTGGCAATTGCAGGGAAGGCTGAGGCCATGA
- a CDS encoding NAD(P)H-hydrate dehydratase, whose protein sequence is MHPPHAEPVLTVAQMRAAEDAAIASGVSARELMDRAGEGAAQWIWRMAAGRPVTVLCGPGNNGGDGYVIAEWFRRRGTDVAVIAPMEPGTDEAKAARDAFDAPVATEAGERTGGVFVEALFGVGLSCPLSDDLAATIERLRAVHDQTVAIDVPSNIDSDSGECLGPVAQCDLTLALGARKRAHALMPARAFMGDVRCVGIGLDLADAGRGGRTLARPVLAGPGPTSHKYTRGLLAIVGGAMAGAGLLASEAAMRAGAGYVKLLAPHSHPAAPAALVLEEGDVSRALEDSRIDALLVGPGLGRDDTARVRLAAALATGKPLVLDADALALLGPSDLTGRTAPLIVTPHEGELATLEKAFGLAGDGSKPERAQALARALSGIVVAKGPDTVIAFGTDLVFALPASPWLSTAGTGDVLAGVIASRLAHHGDGLRAAEEGVAIHSHGARTLGAAFTADELALAIGRSVAALS, encoded by the coding sequence ATGCATCCGCCGCACGCTGAGCCGGTCCTGACCGTCGCGCAGATGCGTGCGGCCGAGGATGCGGCGATCGCGTCCGGCGTTTCGGCGCGCGAACTGATGGACCGCGCAGGCGAGGGCGCGGCGCAGTGGATCTGGCGCATGGCGGCGGGCCGTCCGGTCACCGTGCTGTGCGGGCCGGGCAACAATGGCGGCGACGGCTACGTCATCGCCGAGTGGTTCCGCCGGCGCGGCACGGACGTGGCGGTGATCGCGCCCATGGAACCCGGGACGGACGAGGCGAAGGCCGCACGCGATGCCTTTGACGCACCGGTCGCGACCGAAGCCGGTGAGCGTACCGGCGGCGTGTTCGTGGAAGCGCTGTTCGGCGTCGGCCTCAGCTGTCCGCTCTCGGACGATCTGGCCGCGACGATAGAGCGGCTTCGTGCGGTCCACGATCAGACGGTCGCGATCGACGTGCCGAGCAATATCGACAGCGATAGCGGGGAATGCCTGGGGCCGGTGGCGCAGTGCGACCTGACGCTGGCGCTCGGCGCTCGCAAACGGGCCCATGCGCTGATGCCGGCGCGTGCCTTCATGGGCGACGTGCGCTGCGTAGGTATAGGGCTCGACCTGGCGGATGCCGGCAGGGGCGGGCGCACGCTGGCGCGCCCAGTGCTCGCCGGACCGGGGCCGACCAGCCACAAATACACGCGCGGCCTGCTCGCCATCGTCGGCGGGGCCATGGCGGGGGCGGGACTGCTGGCCAGCGAGGCCGCGATGCGCGCTGGTGCAGGCTATGTGAAGTTGCTCGCCCCCCATTCGCATCCTGCCGCCCCCGCGGCGCTGGTGCTGGAAGAAGGCGACGTGTCGCGGGCGCTGGAGGACAGCCGGATCGACGCGTTGCTGGTCGGGCCCGGCCTCGGCCGCGACGATACGGCCAGGGTGCGCCTCGCGGCGGCGCTGGCGACCGGCAAGCCGCTGGTGCTCGATGCCGACGCGCTGGCGCTGCTCGGCCCGTCGGACCTGACCGGCCGTACCGCACCGCTGATCGTGACCCCGCACGAGGGCGAGCTTGCAACGCTGGAAAAGGCGTTTGGGTTGGCCGGGGACGGTTCCAAGCCCGAACGGGCGCAGGCGCTTGCCCGCGCGCTTTCCGGCATCGTCGTCGCGAAGGGGCCGGACACGGTCATCGCGTTCGGGACAGATCTGGTGTTCGCGCTGCCCGCCTCGCCCTGGCTCTCTACTGCCGGAACCGGGGATGTGCTGGCCGGCGTGATCGCCAGCCGGCTCGCGCATCACGGGGACGGCCTGCGCGCTGCCGAGGAAGGCGTGGCGATCCATTCGCATGGCGCGCGTACGCTCGGCGCGGCGTTCACGGCGGACGAGCTGGCGCTGGCGATCGGCCGTTCGGTCGCCGCGCTATCGTGA
- a CDS encoding N-formylglutamate amidohydrolase, with protein MMYGLPYRQVGEPAPGGIVCVADHASNQVPDDVELGIAPALLDAHIAWDIGVEGIAERMARRHAIPAHIATVSRLVCDFHRREDEAAVVPSSSDGHLIPGNIGANLERRLATYHRPYHEALARWLDDARPELIVALHSFTPKLETSAEQRPWEVALLYNSDDRAARHAIRLFGEEGLNVGDNEPYSGKQLNATMDRHAEAHGRPYLTIEIRQDLIGTEAEQARWAALVTDVANRTALAMRAG; from the coding sequence ATGATGTACGGATTGCCCTACCGACAGGTCGGCGAACCCGCGCCGGGCGGCATTGTGTGCGTGGCCGACCATGCATCGAACCAGGTGCCGGACGATGTGGAACTGGGCATCGCGCCCGCGCTGCTCGATGCGCATATCGCCTGGGACATCGGGGTGGAGGGCATTGCCGAGCGCATGGCGCGCCGCCACGCCATCCCCGCCCACATCGCCACGGTCAGCCGGCTGGTGTGCGATTTCCACCGACGCGAGGACGAGGCGGCCGTGGTCCCTTCCAGCAGCGACGGGCACCTGATCCCGGGCAATATCGGCGCCAACCTGGAACGGCGGCTGGCGACCTATCACCGGCCCTATCACGAAGCGCTCGCCCGCTGGCTGGACGATGCGCGCCCCGAACTGATCGTCGCGCTGCACAGCTTTACGCCGAAGCTGGAAACGAGCGCGGAGCAACGGCCCTGGGAAGTCGCGTTGCTCTACAATTCGGACGACCGCGCCGCGCGCCACGCCATCCGCCTGTTCGGCGAGGAAGGGCTGAATGTCGGCGACAACGAGCCCTATTCCGGCAAGCAGCTGAATGCGACGATGGACCGCCATGCCGAGGCGCATGGCCGCCCCTATCTGACCATCGAGATCAGGCAGGACCTGATCGGGACGGAGGCGGAGCAGGCGCGCTGGGCCGCGCTGGTCACCGATGTCGCCAACCGGACCGCGCTGGCAATGCGCGCCGGGTAG
- a CDS encoding hydrolase 1, exosortase A system-associated, protein MSRLPLTFACRSTVCAGTLDTAPGSAGLLIVSGGNEIRSGAFSGQARLAAEIAAMGFPVFRFDRRGIGDSDGENRGFRESGPDIAAAIEAFRAMAPQVDRVVGFGNCDAASALMLAGGAGCDGLVLSNPWTIESDDGAPPADAIRSRYVEKLKNPRELVRLVTGKVDLGKLARGIGKAVRPKAEPGTLAQDIAAGLARFEGRVDILLAEKDRTAQAFSAVWDRSDQRISRCADATHAYVEPDSRTWLREQLLKALRA, encoded by the coding sequence ATGAGCCGCCTGCCGCTCACCTTCGCCTGCCGCAGCACCGTGTGCGCCGGCACGCTCGACACGGCACCGGGCTCCGCCGGCCTGCTGATCGTCAGCGGCGGCAACGAGATCAGGAGCGGCGCCTTTTCGGGCCAGGCACGGCTCGCCGCCGAGATCGCCGCCATGGGCTTCCCCGTGTTCCGCTTCGACCGGCGCGGGATCGGCGACAGCGACGGCGAGAACCGCGGCTTCCGGGAATCGGGACCCGACATCGCCGCCGCGATCGAGGCGTTTCGCGCCATGGCGCCGCAGGTGGACAGGGTCGTCGGCTTCGGCAATTGCGATGCGGCCAGCGCCCTGATGCTGGCGGGCGGCGCGGGGTGCGACGGGCTGGTCCTCTCCAATCCGTGGACGATCGAAAGCGACGACGGCGCCCCGCCCGCGGACGCGATCCGCTCGCGCTATGTCGAGAAATTGAAGAACCCGCGCGAGCTCGTCCGGCTGGTCACCGGCAAAGTCGATCTGGGCAAGCTGGCGCGCGGGATCGGCAAGGCCGTGCGCCCGAAAGCGGAACCCGGCACGCTGGCGCAGGACATCGCGGCCGGCCTTGCACGCTTCGAAGGGCGTGTGGACATATTGCTGGCGGAAAAGGACCGCACCGCGCAAGCGTTCTCGGCCGTCTGGGACAGGTCCGACCAGCGCATATCGCGCTGCGCCGATGCGACCCACGCCTATGTCGAACCGGACTCGCGCACTTGGCTGCGCGAGCAATTGCTAAAGGCGCTGCGCGCTTAG
- a CDS encoding DUF1826 domain-containing protein, with amino-acid sequence MPALLEQIAALSSDPDVLHDIRQPDCNLAVWTREPLAGIGDLLGGSQTNIRLTTRADEVPDQIRTELDRAAYPSGAVRDALIADIAGLGRRYAAILDLAEIELRLEIVTTDSCRKWHADYVSARLITTYCGQGTQWLDARDAARVRDGCDPVRPRALATGDVGLFKGRLATEHPAIHRSPPIAGTGEKRLLLVLNPAGEG; translated from the coding sequence TTGCCCGCACTTCTCGAACAGATTGCCGCCCTGTCCTCCGATCCAGATGTCCTGCACGACATCCGCCAGCCGGATTGCAATCTCGCTGTCTGGACCCGCGAGCCGCTGGCCGGGATAGGCGATTTGCTCGGCGGGTCGCAAACCAATATCCGCCTGACCACCCGCGCCGACGAGGTGCCGGACCAGATCCGGACGGAACTCGACCGCGCAGCCTATCCTTCCGGTGCCGTGCGCGATGCCCTCATCGCCGACATCGCCGGTCTCGGGCGTCGCTATGCCGCGATCCTCGACCTGGCAGAGATCGAACTGCGGCTGGAAATCGTCACGACCGATTCCTGCCGGAAGTGGCATGCCGATTATGTGAGCGCGCGCCTCATCACGACCTATTGCGGCCAGGGGACGCAGTGGCTGGACGCTCGGGATGCCGCGCGCGTTCGCGACGGGTGCGACCCGGTCCGTCCGCGCGCGCTCGCGACCGGCGATGTGGGCCTGTTCAAGGGCCGGCTGGCAACCGAGCATCCCGCGATCCATCGTTCTCCGCCGATCGCGGGGACTGGCGAGAAGCGCCTGCTGCTGGTCCTGAACCCTGCCGGGGAAGGCTGA
- a CDS encoding class I SAM-dependent RNA methyltransferase, whose protein sequence is MTGTAEIIRLAAKGDGVTQDGRHVTGAVPGDTVLPDGTVQPGPHRAVPPCRHFDRCGGCQLQQADEDVLARFVTDRVVYAALGQDMVAGEVLPTHLSPPGSRRRATLRADRRGQVRIGYREARSHTLVEIRECPVLRPELVALLKPLRTLCGKVDGRGPLDIAITWTDRGVDCAIEGGELLGLEAIEAAMDFARDHELARLSVGERGNLLPLWEPQTVTVTLAGVPVDLPVDSFLQATADAEALMAADVREWLDGSERVADLFAGLGTFAFALADRSRVVAAEASRAAHLACRTAANRARLPVDAQHRDLFRNPFQVDELAAFDAVVLDPPRAGAREQCNLLADSVVRRIAYVSCNPSSWARDAARLVEGGYRLEALRPVGQFRWSTHVELTSLFVR, encoded by the coding sequence GTGACCGGAACCGCCGAAATCATACGCCTCGCCGCCAAGGGAGACGGCGTGACGCAGGATGGCCGCCACGTGACCGGCGCGGTTCCGGGCGACACGGTGCTGCCCGACGGCACCGTGCAACCCGGACCGCATCGCGCCGTACCGCCGTGCCGCCATTTCGACCGCTGCGGGGGATGCCAGCTGCAGCAGGCGGACGAGGACGTGCTCGCCCGTTTCGTCACCGACCGGGTCGTCTACGCGGCGCTGGGACAGGACATGGTCGCAGGCGAAGTCCTGCCGACTCATCTCTCCCCACCGGGCAGCCGCCGCCGCGCCACCCTGCGCGCCGACCGGCGGGGGCAGGTGCGTATCGGATACCGCGAGGCGCGCAGCCACACGCTGGTCGAGATCAGGGAATGCCCGGTCCTTCGCCCCGAACTGGTGGCCCTGCTGAAGCCGCTGCGCACGCTGTGCGGCAAGGTCGACGGACGCGGACCGCTGGATATCGCGATCACATGGACCGATCGCGGCGTCGACTGCGCGATCGAAGGGGGCGAACTGCTCGGGCTCGAGGCGATCGAGGCGGCGATGGATTTCGCACGCGATCACGAACTGGCCCGCCTGTCCGTCGGGGAGCGGGGCAATCTCCTGCCGCTTTGGGAGCCGCAGACGGTCACGGTCACGCTTGCCGGCGTACCGGTGGACTTGCCCGTGGACTCGTTCCTGCAGGCGACCGCCGATGCCGAGGCGTTGATGGCGGCGGACGTGCGCGAATGGCTCGACGGCAGCGAGCGGGTCGCGGATCTCTTCGCAGGGCTTGGCACCTTCGCCTTCGCACTGGCGGACCGGTCGCGGGTTGTCGCGGCGGAGGCCTCGCGCGCGGCACATCTTGCCTGCCGGACGGCGGCCAACCGGGCGCGCCTGCCGGTGGACGCGCAGCACCGCGATCTGTTCCGCAACCCGTTCCAGGTCGACGAGCTGGCCGCGTTCGACGCCGTCGTGCTCGACCCGCCGCGCGCCGGCGCGCGCGAACAGTGCAACCTGCTCGCCGACAGCGTGGTCCGACGCATCGCCTATGTCAGTTGCAATCCGTCCAGCTGGGCGCGCGATGCGGCGCGGCTCGTCGAAGGGGGGTATCGGCTGGAAGCGCTACGCCCGGTGGGGCAGTTCCGCTGGTCCACCCATGTGGAGCTGACCAGCCTGTTCGTCCGCTAA
- a CDS encoding phosphopantetheine-binding protein, protein MSGEMDPSRAEIDRKLRGVIRDVLGIEESRVAGFDADTGLFGHLPELDSMAVAGLLTEMEDRLDIIIEDDDIDAEMLETYGGLLAFAEAKIVQG, encoded by the coding sequence ATGTCCGGCGAAATGGATCCGAGCCGGGCCGAGATCGACCGCAAGCTGCGCGGCGTCATTCGCGACGTGCTGGGCATCGAGGAATCGCGCGTCGCCGGGTTTGACGCCGATACCGGACTGTTCGGACACTTGCCGGAACTCGATTCCATGGCCGTCGCCGGGCTCCTCACCGAGATGGAAGATCGCCTCGATATCATCATCGAGGACGACGACATCGATGCCGAGATGCTCGAGACCTATGGCGGTCTCCTCGCCTTCGCCGAAGCCAAGATCGTTCAGGGCTGA
- a CDS encoding electron transfer flavoprotein-ubiquinone oxidoreductase: protein MSERESMPCDVVIVGGGVAGLAAAIRLKQISEELEVVVLEKGSEIGAHILSGAVVDPKALDELIPDWREQDCPMAEVEVTDNWHWILRKNGKFPVPHVALPPFMSNKGCYTGSLANLARWMGEKAEELGVMVFPGFPAAEVMFDESGAVSGVITGDMGVAEDGSHKPDYQPGMEIHAKYTLLAEGARGSLTKQLKKTFDLEADCQPQVYGLGIKELWDIDPAKHVPGRVIHTQGWPLDNDTWGGGFLYHQANNQVAIGFVTALDYANPYISPFQEFQRWKTHPEIRHYLEGGKRVAYGGRAINEGGWQSVPKLAFPGGALIGCAAGFVNVPRIKGSHTAMKSGMLAAESVAKAIADGHEKTELMEYDAAVRDSWIAKELKKVQNAQPAVAKFGGDIGTIVAGMDMWARTLGIAFWGGMKHTPDYKHLQRADLYDPIIYPKPDGELTFDRLTSTAFSFTNHAEDQPKHLKVLDRDLQRESELEVYAGPSTRYCPVGVYEWVGVEEGKPEFVINAQNCIHCKTCDIKDPNQNINWVTPEGGGGPNYPNM, encoded by the coding sequence ATGAGCGAACGTGAATCGATGCCCTGCGATGTTGTCATCGTCGGTGGGGGCGTGGCCGGACTGGCCGCGGCGATCCGGCTCAAGCAGATCAGCGAGGAGCTGGAAGTCGTCGTGCTCGAAAAGGGCAGCGAGATCGGCGCGCATATCCTGTCGGGCGCGGTGGTCGATCCCAAGGCGCTGGACGAGCTGATCCCCGACTGGCGCGAGCAGGACTGCCCGATGGCCGAGGTGGAAGTGACCGACAACTGGCACTGGATCCTGCGCAAGAACGGCAAGTTCCCGGTGCCGCACGTCGCCCTGCCGCCCTTCATGTCCAACAAGGGCTGCTACACCGGCTCGCTCGCCAACCTTGCCCGCTGGATGGGCGAGAAGGCGGAGGAACTGGGCGTGATGGTGTTCCCCGGCTTCCCGGCCGCGGAGGTCATGTTCGACGAGAGCGGCGCCGTGTCCGGCGTCATCACCGGCGACATGGGCGTTGCCGAGGATGGCAGCCACAAGCCCGACTACCAGCCGGGCATGGAGATCCACGCCAAGTACACGCTGCTGGCCGAAGGCGCGCGCGGCAGCCTGACCAAGCAGCTAAAGAAGACCTTCGACCTGGAAGCGGACTGCCAGCCGCAGGTCTATGGCCTGGGCATCAAGGAGCTGTGGGATATCGACCCTGCCAAGCACGTGCCGGGCCGGGTCATCCACACGCAGGGCTGGCCGCTCGACAACGATACCTGGGGCGGCGGCTTCCTCTATCACCAGGCGAACAATCAGGTCGCGATCGGCTTCGTCACCGCGCTCGACTACGCCAACCCCTACATCTCGCCGTTCCAGGAATTCCAGCGGTGGAAGACCCACCCGGAAATCCGCCACTATCTCGAAGGTGGCAAGCGCGTGGCCTATGGCGGACGCGCGATCAACGAAGGCGGTTGGCAAAGCGTGCCCAAGCTGGCCTTCCCGGGCGGCGCGCTGATCGGCTGCGCCGCGGGCTTCGTGAACGTGCCCCGCATCAAGGGCAGCCATACCGCCATGAAGAGCGGGATGCTGGCCGCCGAAAGCGTCGCCAAGGCGATCGCCGACGGGCACGAGAAGACCGAGCTGATGGAATACGACGCGGCGGTGCGCGACAGCTGGATCGCCAAGGAACTGAAGAAGGTCCAGAACGCGCAGCCCGCGGTCGCCAAGTTCGGCGGGGACATCGGCACGATCGTGGCCGGCATGGACATGTGGGCCCGCACGCTGGGCATCGCCTTCTGGGGCGGCATGAAGCACACGCCGGACTACAAGCACCTGCAGCGGGCCGACCTGTACGACCCGATCATCTATCCCAAGCCCGACGGCGAACTGACCTTCGACCGGCTGACCTCCACCGCGTTCAGCTTCACCAACCACGCCGAGGACCAGCCCAAGCACCTGAAAGTGCTCGACCGCGACCTCCAGCGCGAAAGCGAACTGGAAGTCTATGCCGGTCCCTCGACCCGTTATTGCCCGGTCGGCGTCTACGAATGGGTCGGCGTCGAGGAGGGCAAGCCCGAATTCGTGATCAACGCGCAGAACTGCATCCACTGCAAGACCTGCGACATCAAGGACCCCAACCAGAACATCAACTGGGTGACGCCGGAAGGCGGGGGCGGGCCGAACTACCCGAACATGTAG
- a CDS encoding acyl-CoA ligase (AMP-forming), exosortase A system-associated — protein MALQPDPTPLPLDHLAERGNAPDPALVLRDRTLSFADLRSRVAALSAWLTTMAPEAGARVASWAAKGELTCLLPLAAARAGLVHVPINPLLKRAQVAHILADSGSVLLIGTGSRLATLEDGDVPPDCRLLEEGAAWDAVDGVTDRLAPSHADPDDLCAILYTSGSTGRPKGVMLSHANMWLGAVSVAHYLGMEADDVTLAVLPLSFDYGQNQLLSTWYAGGSVVPLDYLFPKDVVKACARHGVTTLAAVPPLWVQLTEAQWPEDAVAPMRRLTNSGGALTTDLVGKLQGTFPEARLFPMYGLTEAFRSTYLDPDLVASHPTSMGTAIPFAEILVIDDAGDVAAPGEEGELVHCGPLVAQGYWQDAQRTAERFKPAPAASHHGGIAVWSGDRVRRDADGLLYFVGRRDAMIKSAGNRISPQEVEDAALATGLVAEAVALGVPDERLGQAVHLVVRAVPSAANAGTDLPKALSRELPNFMQPREIHWRNAMPTNPNGKIDRTALAREIGA, from the coding sequence ATGGCCCTTCAACCCGACCCGACGCCCTTACCGCTGGACCACCTGGCCGAGCGCGGCAACGCGCCGGATCCGGCACTGGTGCTGCGTGACCGGACGCTTAGTTTCGCGGACTTAAGATCGCGTGTTGCCGCGCTTAGTGCGTGGTTAACCACGATGGCGCCCGAAGCGGGCGCCCGGGTCGCGAGCTGGGCCGCCAAGGGGGAACTGACCTGCCTGCTGCCGTTGGCGGCGGCGCGCGCGGGGCTCGTCCACGTGCCGATCAACCCGCTGCTGAAGCGGGCGCAGGTCGCGCATATTCTTGCGGACAGCGGCTCTGTCCTCCTCATCGGCACCGGCTCGCGCCTTGCGACGCTGGAGGATGGCGATGTGCCGCCGGACTGCCGGTTGCTGGAGGAAGGCGCAGCATGGGATGCGGTGGACGGCGTGACCGATCGCCTCGCGCCGTCGCATGCGGACCCGGACGACCTGTGCGCCATTCTCTACACCAGCGGCTCCACCGGCCGGCCCAAGGGGGTGATGCTGAGCCATGCGAACATGTGGCTGGGTGCCGTCAGCGTGGCGCATTACCTGGGTATGGAAGCGGACGACGTCACGCTCGCCGTGCTGCCGCTGTCCTTCGATTACGGGCAGAACCAGTTGCTGAGCACCTGGTATGCCGGCGGCAGCGTGGTCCCGCTCGATTACCTCTTTCCCAAGGACGTCGTGAAAGCCTGCGCCAGACACGGCGTGACAACCCTGGCCGCGGTTCCGCCCCTGTGGGTGCAACTGACCGAGGCGCAGTGGCCCGAGGACGCAGTGGCGCCGATGCGCCGGCTGACCAATAGCGGTGGGGCGCTGACGACCGACCTGGTGGGCAAGCTCCAAGGGACATTCCCGGAGGCGCGGCTGTTCCCGATGTACGGACTGACCGAGGCGTTCCGCTCGACCTATCTCGACCCGGACCTGGTCGCGAGCCATCCGACCTCGATGGGGACCGCAATCCCTTTCGCCGAGATCCTCGTGATCGACGATGCTGGCGATGTGGCCGCGCCGGGCGAGGAAGGCGAGCTGGTCCATTGCGGACCGCTGGTGGCGCAGGGGTACTGGCAGGATGCGCAGCGCACGGCCGAAAGGTTCAAGCCCGCGCCCGCCGCCTCGCACCATGGCGGCATTGCCGTCTGGTCGGGCGACCGGGTCCGGCGCGACGCGGACGGCCTGCTCTATTTCGTCGGGCGGCGTGACGCCATGATCAAGAGCGCAGGCAACCGCATCAGCCCGCAGGAGGTCGAGGACGCGGCGCTCGCCACGGGGCTCGTGGCCGAGGCTGTCGCGCTGGGCGTGCCGGACGAACGGCTGGGCCAGGCGGTCCACCTGGTCGTTCGCGCCGTGCCTTCCGCCGCGAATGCCGGTACCGACCTTCCGAAAGCTCTTTCCAGGGAACTGCCGAACTTCATGCAACCAAGGGAAATCCACTGGCGCAATGCCATGCCGACCAACCCCAACGGCAAGATCGACCGGACGGCGCTGGCAAGGGAGATCGGCGCGTGA